A single genomic interval of Desulfovibrio sp. UCD-KL4C harbors:
- the aroE gene encoding shikimate dehydrogenase yields the protein MNVLKPEKLFGIIGYPLGHSMSPLLHNWGFALKDIKAVYMAWPTAPEKIADFMNAFKTLPISGASVTIPHKISVMDYIDELTTRAKGVGAVNTLYWEQDKLIGDNTDTAGCSEPLRPHCDHVKKALLLGAGGASRAAIVGLKTLQIREIVITNRTKSKADKLAEEFGISCVDWNKRGNEHYDLIINSTSLGMSGDKQKINPMIMDNVDEKTIVYDLIYNPLETVLLKEAKEKGCKTLSGIEMFLHQGLAQFKIWTGHDLDELRARKILLEHL from the coding sequence ATGAACGTTTTGAAGCCCGAAAAACTTTTCGGAATAATCGGCTACCCCCTTGGGCACTCAATGAGCCCACTTCTACATAACTGGGGTTTTGCACTAAAAGACATAAAAGCTGTATATATGGCATGGCCTACTGCTCCAGAAAAGATAGCAGACTTTATGAATGCATTTAAAACCCTCCCAATTTCAGGAGCAAGCGTTACCATTCCGCACAAAATTTCTGTAATGGACTACATTGATGAGCTGACTACGCGCGCAAAGGGCGTTGGAGCTGTGAACACTCTATACTGGGAACAAGATAAACTGATTGGTGATAATACCGATACGGCTGGATGCTCAGAGCCTCTCAGACCACACTGTGATCACGTTAAAAAAGCTTTACTTCTAGGCGCAGGCGGAGCATCACGCGCAGCAATCGTAGGACTAAAAACACTGCAAATAAGAGAAATTGTTATTACAAACAGAACAAAATCCAAAGCTGATAAACTAGCTGAAGAATTTGGAATATCATGTGTAGATTGGAATAAAAGAGGCAATGAACATTATGATCTCATCATAAATTCAACCTCGCTTGGAATGTCAGGTGACAAGCAAAAAATCAACCCCATGATCATGGATAATGTTGATGAAAAAACGATTGTCTACGATCTAATCTACAATCCTCTTGAAACTGTTCTTCTTAAAGAAGCTAAAGAAAAAGGTTGTAAAACACTCAGCGGAATTGAAATGTTTTTACATCAGGGCTTAGCGCAGTTTAAAATTTGGACAGGACATGACTTAGATGAATTAAGAGCCAGAAAAATTTTACTCGAGCATTTGTAA
- a CDS encoding 2-oxoacid:acceptor oxidoreductase family protein, with translation MSKYIDSIIAGFGGQGVMLIGNLLAYAGMNAGLNVTYIPVYGPEMRGGTANCTVVLSEEEIGSPIIRSPHSLIAMNRPSLDKFQPRLMDGGIQIINSSLIDKELVETERVKSYLVPANDIADKLGNSRMANMVALGAFIKASGIIDLTAVIESLPNVISAHYSHLIPKNAEALQAGANTVA, from the coding sequence ATGAGCAAGTATATTGACAGCATTATTGCCGGATTCGGCGGACAGGGTGTCATGCTTATCGGCAATCTGTTGGCGTATGCGGGTATGAATGCCGGCCTTAATGTAACTTACATCCCTGTATACGGACCTGAAATGCGCGGCGGAACAGCCAACTGCACAGTTGTTCTTTCTGAAGAAGAGATTGGATCTCCAATCATCCGCAGTCCACACAGTCTGATTGCTATGAACCGCCCTTCACTTGATAAATTCCAGCCTAGGCTCATGGACGGTGGAATCCAGATTATAAACTCATCTCTGATTGATAAAGAACTAGTTGAGACTGAGCGTGTCAAATCATACCTTGTTCCTGCTAACGATATTGCTGACAAACTAGGCAATAGCCGCATGGCAAATATGGTAGCCCTTGGAGCATTCATTAAAGCAAGTGGAATTATTGACCTTACGGCTGTTATTGAAAGCCTGCCGAATGTAATTTCAGCTCACTACAGCCATCTGATACCCAAAAATGCTGAAGCCCTACAAGCCGGAGCGAACACTGTTGCTTAA
- a CDS encoding thiamine pyrophosphate-dependent enzyme: protein MSEQEILAFDKADALVDIPTHYCPGCQHGVTQRLAGELLSEMGLTENTLLITAIGCSVFLYNYLNVDSVEAPHGRAPAVATGAKRARPDKFVLSYQGDGDLASIGMAEIMHCANRGENISIIFVNNTVYGMTGGQMAPTTMVGQKTTTSPAGRNASKEGMPIRMAEIIGQLGGTAFSARVALNNVKNIRKAKKAMKKAFEVQQKELGFGFIELLATCPTNWRMTPIKANERIEEELIPYFPLGVFKDLTVETEG from the coding sequence ATGAGTGAACAAGAAATCCTCGCATTCGACAAAGCCGATGCACTTGTAGATATCCCGACACACTACTGTCCAGGCTGTCAGCACGGTGTAACGCAAAGACTGGCAGGAGAACTTCTTAGCGAAATGGGGCTTACCGAGAACACTCTTCTCATTACCGCTATCGGCTGTTCTGTATTCCTTTATAACTACCTGAATGTCGATAGTGTTGAAGCTCCTCACGGACGCGCTCCTGCAGTTGCAACAGGTGCTAAAAGGGCACGCCCAGACAAATTTGTTCTTTCCTATCAGGGAGACGGAGATCTAGCTTCAATCGGTATGGCTGAAATTATGCACTGCGCAAATCGCGGAGAGAACATTTCAATCATCTTCGTAAACAACACTGTTTACGGAATGACTGGTGGACAGATGGCTCCGACTACAATGGTTGGCCAAAAGACTACAACATCACCTGCCGGACGTAATGCCAGTAAAGAAGGTATGCCTATCCGCATGGCTGAAATAATAGGCCAACTTGGTGGAACAGCTTTTTCCGCACGTGTAGCTTTGAATAATGTTAAAAATATCCGTAAAGCCAAAAAAGCTATGAAAAAAGCTTTTGAAGTTCAACAGAAAGAACTTGGATTCGGATTTATAGAACTTCTGGCAACCTGCCCGACAAACTGGAGAATGACTCCTATTAAAGCTAACGAAAGGATCGAAGAAGAACTGATTCCTTACTTTCCGCTTGGAGTTTTTAAAGATTTAACAGTGGAAACGGAGGGTTAA